The following proteins are encoded in a genomic region of Heptranchias perlo isolate sHepPer1 chromosome 6, sHepPer1.hap1, whole genome shotgun sequence:
- the panx1a gene encoding pannexin-1a, whose protein sequence is MAITHAAAEYVFSDFLLKEPSDSRHKGVRLDLAVDKIVTLVSVGLPLLLISLAYAQEISVGTQISCFSPSSFSWRQAAYVDAYCWASLHRPSPKHDAERIPLWLHKVFPYVLLLVAILMYVPALFWQFTAAPQLYGELTFIIEELDKAYNRGIRLAQHIVSTSGFDVNTCFRSFGEESGSKEKKENFFQFPVVERYLKSKEDSCSMLTAYLIRKGLALTFLILACSYLGYYISLTFLTDEFKCSVKTGILGNETGIPDFFQCKLISVGIFQLLSIINIVVYILLIPVTVHSMLFPLRNNLTFLKVYELLPQFEVINITKGCWNDLSLYLLFLEENVSEIKSHKCLKVLEHIKDKELVEPTLVMDAMLPLIALGQVKSDMVDGLAKTKKAEQKSETDVELNATQLKVITKPDSVEDGTKSADEERDERTALRQRLLESQTCSSDC, encoded by the exons ATGGCCATAACGCACGCTGCGGCGGAGTATGTCTTCTCCGACTTTCTGCTGAAGGAGCCGTCGGACTCCAGACACAAAGGAGTGAGGCTGGACCTGGCCGTGGACAAGATCGTAACTCTGGTGTCGGTCGGCCTGCCTCTGCTCCTCATCTCTCTGGCCTATGCCCAAGAAATCTCAGTCG GTACTCAAATTAGTTGTTTTTCCCCAAGTTCTTTTTCTTGGCGACAAGCTGCTTACGTAGATGCCTACTGCTGGGCCTCGCTACATCGGCCTTCACCAAAGCATGATGCAGAAAGAATACCATTGTGGCTTCATAAG GTTTTTCCATATGTTCTACTGCTAGTGGCGATCCTTATGTATGTTCCAGCCTTGTTTTGGCAGTTTACTGCAGCACCTCAGCTATACGGAGAATTGACTTTTATAATAGAAGAACTTGATAAGGCCTACAACCGTGGAATCAGATTAGCACAGCACATTGTCAGCACCAGTGGATTTGATGTGAACACCTGCTTCCGATCCTTTGGGGAAGAAAGTGG ttCCAAGGAGAAAAAAGAGAATTTTTTCCAGTTCCCAGTTGTGGAGCGTTACTTGAAATCAAAAGAAGACTCCTGCAGCATGTTGACAGCGTATCTTATCCGCAAAGGCCTTGCTCTCACTTTTCTTATACTTGCCTGCAGCTACTTGGGATATTACATCTCTCTGACCTTCCTCACGGACGAATTCAAATGCTCAGTTAAAACAggcattttgggaaatgaaacgggcattccagatttttttcagtGCAAACTCATTTCTGTTGGAATTTTTCAACTTCTAAGTATCATCAACATTGTCGTATATATCCTCCTTATACCAGTCACAGTGCACAGTATGCTTTTTCCTTTAAGAAACAACCTCACTTTTCTTAAGGTGTATGAACTTTTGCCACAGTTTGAGGTGATAAATATTACCAAAGGCTGTTGGAATGACTTGAGCCTGTACCTTCTATTTTTGGAAGAAAACGTCAGTGAAATAAAGTCACATAAATGTCTTAAAGTGCTGGAACACATAAAAGATAAGGAATTAGTAGAACCAACATTGGTGATGGATGCAATGTTGCCTTTAATAGCCCTTGGACAAGTCAAGTCAGATATGGTAGATGGTTTGGCTAAAACCAAGAAAGCTGAGCAGAAATCTGAGACTGACGTAGAACTGAATGCAACACAACTGAAGG